Within the Butyrivibrio sp. AE3004 genome, the region AAATGAAACAACAGAGGCTACAGATAGCACTGAGACAACAGAAGCTACTGATAGCGCAGAGACAACAGAGGCAACAGATGCTGCTGAAGAAGCTGCTCCTACAGCTGATGTTTCATCCGAAGGCGAGCATGAGCTTTCAGTTTATGCTTGGGATAAGAACTTCAATATTCCTGCACTTGAGGCAGCTGAGAAGGCTTATCAGACTGTTGATCCCGAGTTCAAGCTCAACATCATCGAGCAGTCAGCTTCATCTGACGTTGAGAACGCTGTAACACTTGCAGCTAACTCAGGTGACTATTCACAGCTTCCTGACATCGTTCTTTTCCAGGATCACTACATCCAGAGCTATGTTACAAACTATCCGGATGCTTGGATTGATCTTGAGGATGCAGGTATTGATTGGAGCAACCTCGGTGCTGAGAAGATTTCTTACTCAACAATCGATGGTAAGCATTACGGCGCTCCTGTTGATAACGGCACATCAATCTTTGCATATCGTACAGATATCCTTGAAGAGTGCGGTTACACAATGGATGACGTAACAGGTATCACATGGGAAAGATGGCTTGAGATCGGTCGTGATGTTAAGGAGAAGACAGGAAAGTATCTCCTTTCAATGGACCACAACGGAGACGATCTTCCTTACATGATGATGCAGGCTGAAGGTCAGTCACAGTGGAAGGATGGACAGCCTTACTTCGTAGGCAACGATACACTTAAACAGATCCTTGAAGTTATCATCACAGGTGCTCAGGACGGTGTTATCTACCTTTGCAATGACTGGTCAGAGTACACAGATACTTCTATCATCGGCGATCAGGTAGCAGGTGTATTCAACGGTAACTGGATCATTCCTACAATGGAGCAGGTTGCTGAGAACAGTGGTAAGTGGCAGATCACAACAATTCCTACACTTACAGGTAAAGAAGGTTATGCTGCTAACGGTGGTTCTTCACTCTATGTAACAGCTAACTGCTCAAAGCCTGAACTTGCTAAGAGCTTCCTTGCTTACACATTCGGCGGCGGTGAAGGTGCTATGGATACATATGACAACGCTCTTCGTAACGGTGGTGTTATCGGAACATGCATCTCAGCTTCTAAGTCTGATGTTTACCAGGAAGGCGTAGACTTCTTCAACGGCCAGTCAATCTATGCTGACATCGTTAACATGGGTGCTAACGTTCCTGTAGTTGAGCAGAGTGATTATCACTATAACGCTCGTACATATATCCAGGCAGCTATTACAAACGTAATCAATGGATCAGACCTCGACACAGAGCTTCAGGGTGCTGAAGATCAGGTTAAGTTCGAAATGGGACAGTAAAAGTAATCACTTGGCGAGGTCCTTTCGAGCCTAGTGTACTACTTTGTTCTGGCGAGCGAAGCGAGATCAGAACTTCCTTGTGAAATAAGATCAAAACTTCCTTACGAAGCGAGATCAGAACTACCTTGTGAAGTAAGATCATAACTTCAATTAAAATTAGGGTTTTTTAGAGAGGGTTTTATCGGGGAATCGGTTTTCCGATTCCCCGTATATTTTAGGAGATATTTCAGCATAATAAGGGGCAAGGGACTTGTATTGTAAAAATATATTTCTCTTGCAGCTAAAAATTTTAAGGAGAACAAAAATGGAAAAGAAAAAGAAGATGAGCCTTTTAGCTAAGCAGAGAGCTGCAGGCTGGTTATTCCTTGTTCTTGCATCCG harbors:
- a CDS encoding ABC transporter substrate-binding protein, with the protein product MKRKALSIVLASAMTLSMIAGCGDSGSADTATTSNETTEATDSTETTEATDSAETTEATDAAEEAAPTADVSSEGEHELSVYAWDKNFNIPALEAAEKAYQTVDPEFKLNIIEQSASSDVENAVTLAANSGDYSQLPDIVLFQDHYIQSYVTNYPDAWIDLEDAGIDWSNLGAEKISYSTIDGKHYGAPVDNGTSIFAYRTDILEECGYTMDDVTGITWERWLEIGRDVKEKTGKYLLSMDHNGDDLPYMMMQAEGQSQWKDGQPYFVGNDTLKQILEVIITGAQDGVIYLCNDWSEYTDTSIIGDQVAGVFNGNWIIPTMEQVAENSGKWQITTIPTLTGKEGYAANGGSSLYVTANCSKPELAKSFLAYTFGGGEGAMDTYDNALRNGGVIGTCISASKSDVYQEGVDFFNGQSIYADIVNMGANVPVVEQSDYHYNARTYIQAAITNVINGSDLDTELQGAEDQVKFEMGQ